A single Methylobacterium sp. 17Sr1-1 DNA region contains:
- a CDS encoding ABC transporter ATP-binding protein: protein MAEAVMTKPVAAGAGAAPLLAIQGLEGWYGESHVLHGISFDVKPGEVVTLLGRNGAGKTTTLRAIIGILGKRKGSIRYDGTETIGMASRNIAKLGLGYVPEERGIFSSLSVYENLMLPPRVKPGGMTVEQIYTLFPNLKERSGSQGTKLSGGEQQMLAIGRILRTGAKLILLDEPTEGLAPVIVQQIGRTIARLKTEGYTIVLVEQNFRFAQTVADRHFVVEQGRVIDMIPNAELDANIDKLHTYLGV from the coding sequence ATGGCTGAGGCGGTGATGACGAAGCCGGTCGCGGCGGGCGCGGGCGCCGCCCCCCTCCTGGCGATCCAGGGGCTCGAGGGCTGGTACGGCGAGAGCCACGTGCTGCACGGCATCAGCTTCGACGTGAAGCCCGGCGAGGTGGTGACGCTGCTCGGCCGCAACGGCGCCGGCAAGACCACGACGCTCCGCGCCATCATCGGCATCCTGGGCAAGCGGAAAGGCTCGATCCGCTACGACGGCACCGAGACCATCGGCATGGCCTCGCGCAACATCGCCAAGCTCGGCCTCGGCTACGTGCCGGAGGAGCGCGGCATCTTCTCGAGCCTGTCGGTCTACGAGAACCTGATGCTGCCACCGCGGGTGAAGCCCGGCGGGATGACGGTGGAGCAGATCTACACCCTGTTCCCGAACCTCAAGGAGCGCTCGGGCAGCCAGGGCACCAAGCTCTCGGGCGGCGAGCAGCAGATGCTCGCCATCGGCCGCATCCTGCGCACCGGCGCCAAGCTGATCCTGCTCGACGAGCCGACCGAGGGCCTCGCCCCGGTCATCGTGCAGCAGATCGGCCGCACCATCGCCCGGCTGAAGACCGAGGGCTACACGATCGTCCTGGTGGAGCAGAACTTCCGCTTCGCCCAGACCGTGGCCGACCGGCACTTCGTGGTCGAGCAGGGCCGGGTGATCGACATGATCCCGAACGCCGAACTCGACGCCAACATCGACAAGCTGCACACCTATCTCGGCGTGTGA
- a CDS encoding ABC transporter substrate-binding protein, which translates to MLKRLLLASALCAAASVQALAQTPVKIGVLNDRSGVYADISGEGSVAAARMAVEDFKAAEKGLKVEIVAADHQNKPDVGASIARQWYDRDGVDAIFDVPTSSVALAINQVTREKNKAFVNSGAGTADLTGPQCSPNTVHWTYDTVALGNGTGGAMVKRGGTTWFFLTADYAFGQALQRDTTEVVTKNGGKVIGAVKTPFPTADFSSFLLQAQGSGAKVIGLANAGGDTINAIKQAAEFGITEGGQAIAGLLIFSSDIHALTTKTAQGLVLTEPFYWDLNDGTRTFSDRFAKQAGGKKPTAVQAGVYASVLHYLKAVEALKSASDGGKVVAKMKEIPTEDPLFGKGTIRPDGRKIHDMYLFEVKKPAESKGPWDLYKTLATIPGNEAFRPLNQGNCPLVNKS; encoded by the coding sequence ATGCTGAAACGGTTGTTGCTCGCCAGCGCGCTCTGCGCCGCAGCCAGTGTCCAGGCGCTGGCGCAGACGCCGGTGAAGATCGGCGTGCTGAACGACCGCTCGGGCGTCTACGCCGACATCTCGGGCGAGGGCTCCGTCGCCGCCGCCCGGATGGCGGTGGAAGACTTCAAGGCCGCCGAGAAGGGCCTGAAGGTCGAGATCGTCGCCGCCGACCACCAGAACAAGCCGGATGTCGGCGCCTCGATCGCCCGGCAATGGTACGACCGCGACGGCGTCGATGCGATCTTCGACGTGCCGACCTCGTCGGTGGCGCTCGCCATCAACCAGGTCACCCGCGAGAAGAACAAGGCCTTCGTCAATTCGGGCGCCGGCACCGCCGACCTGACCGGGCCGCAATGCTCGCCCAACACCGTGCACTGGACCTACGACACGGTGGCGCTCGGCAACGGCACCGGCGGCGCCATGGTCAAGCGCGGCGGCACCACCTGGTTCTTCCTCACCGCCGACTACGCCTTCGGCCAAGCCTTGCAGCGCGACACCACCGAGGTCGTGACCAAGAACGGCGGCAAGGTGATCGGCGCGGTCAAGACCCCGTTCCCGACCGCCGACTTCTCGTCCTTCCTGCTCCAGGCTCAAGGCTCGGGCGCCAAGGTGATCGGGCTGGCGAATGCCGGCGGCGACACCATCAACGCCATCAAGCAGGCGGCGGAGTTCGGCATCACCGAGGGCGGCCAGGCGATCGCCGGCCTGCTGATCTTCTCCTCGGACATCCACGCCCTGACGACGAAGACCGCGCAGGGCCTGGTCCTGACCGAGCCGTTCTACTGGGACCTCAACGACGGCACCCGCACCTTCTCCGACCGCTTCGCCAAGCAGGCCGGCGGCAAGAAGCCGACCGCGGTGCAGGCCGGCGTCTATGCCAGCGTGCTCCACTACCTCAAGGCGGTCGAGGCGCTGAAATCGGCCTCCGACGGGGGCAAGGTCGTGGCGAAGATGAAGGAGATCCCGACCGAGGATCCGCTCTTCGGCAAGGGCACCATCCGGCCCGACGGCCGCAAGATCCACGACATGTACCTGTTCGAGGTCAAGAAGCCGGCCGAGTCGAAGGGTCCCTGGGACCTCTACAAGACGCTGGCGACGATCCCCGGCAACGAGGCGTTCCGCCCGCTCAACCAGGGCAACTGCCCGCTGGTGAACAAGAGCTAG
- a CDS encoding ABC transporter substrate-binding protein, which translates to MRVRVLLAALLAGLASSVAAMAGTPVKIGVLNDRSGVYADISGEGSVVAARMAVEDFRPLGHDLAVEIVAGDHQNKPAVGAALARVWYDREGVDAIFDVPTSSVALAVHQVTRERNKVFVDSGAGTADLTGPDCSPNTVHWTFDTVALANGTGGAMVKRGGTTWFFVTADYAFGEAVQRDTTALILRNGGTVLGSVKTPFPASDFAPALRQAQASGAKVIGLANAGGDTIGAVREAARLKVTEGGQALAGLLIFSSDIHSLTPKVAQGLVLTEPFYWDLNDATRAFSDRFARRFGGRKPTAAQAGVYAGVLHYLKAVSALRSRDDGRRVVAKMKEIPTEDPLFGKGTIRPDGRKIHDMYLFEVKKPAESKGEWDLYRVLATIPGNEAFRPLDQGGCPLVVKAAQAEGTRP; encoded by the coding sequence ATGCGGGTGCGGGTCCTCCTCGCGGCCCTCCTGGCGGGCCTCGCCTCGAGCGTGGCAGCCATGGCCGGAACGCCGGTGAAGATCGGCGTGCTGAACGACCGCTCGGGCGTCTACGCCGACATCTCGGGCGAGGGCTCGGTCGTCGCCGCCCGCATGGCGGTGGAGGATTTCCGCCCGCTCGGCCACGATCTCGCGGTGGAGATCGTGGCCGGCGACCACCAGAACAAGCCAGCCGTGGGGGCGGCGCTCGCCCGCGTCTGGTACGACCGGGAGGGGGTGGACGCGATCTTCGACGTGCCGACCTCCTCGGTGGCGCTCGCCGTCCACCAGGTCACCCGCGAGAGGAACAAGGTCTTCGTCGATTCCGGCGCCGGCACCGCCGACCTCACCGGGCCGGACTGCTCGCCCAACACCGTGCACTGGACCTTCGACACCGTGGCGCTCGCGAACGGCACCGGCGGCGCCATGGTCAAGCGCGGCGGCACCACCTGGTTCTTCGTCACCGCCGACTACGCCTTCGGCGAGGCGGTGCAGCGCGACACCACGGCGTTGATCCTGCGCAACGGCGGCACGGTGCTGGGCAGCGTCAAGACGCCGTTCCCGGCCTCGGACTTCGCGCCCGCCTTGCGCCAGGCGCAGGCGTCCGGCGCCAAGGTGATCGGGCTGGCGAATGCCGGCGGCGACACGATCGGGGCGGTGCGCGAGGCGGCGCGGCTGAAGGTGACGGAGGGCGGCCAGGCGCTGGCCGGCCTCTTGATCTTCTCCTCCGACATCCACTCCCTCACCCCGAAGGTGGCCCAGGGCCTGGTCCTGACCGAGCCGTTCTACTGGGACCTCAACGACGCTACCCGCGCCTTCTCCGACCGGTTCGCCCGCCGGTTCGGCGGCCGCAAGCCCACCGCCGCCCAGGCCGGGGTCTATGCCGGCGTGCTGCACTATCTCAAGGCCGTGTCGGCCCTGCGGTCGCGCGACGACGGTCGCCGGGTCGTGGCGAAGATGAAGGAGATCCCGACCGAAGATCCGCTCTTCGGCAAGGGCACCATCCGGCCCGACGGCCGCAAGATCCACGACATGTACCTGTTCGAGGTCAAGAAGCCGGCCGAATCGAAGGGCGAGTGGGACCTCTACCGGGTGCTCGCGACGATTCCCGGCAACGAGGCGTTCCGGCCCCTCGACCAGGGCGGCTGTCCGCTCGTCGTCAAGGCGGCGCAGGCGGAGGGGACGAGGCCCTGA
- a CDS encoding branched-chain amino acid ABC transporter permease, whose amino-acid sequence MPTILGVPMQALFGQLLLGLINGSFYAILSLGLAIIFGLLNIINFTHGAQYMMGAFVAWMLLNYAGLGYWWALLLAPIVVGIFGVILERLLISRLYKLDHLYGLLLTFGLALIIQGLFRNEYGVSGLPYAIPSELSGGQRLPFMFLPNYRGWVVVASLVVCIATWLVIEKTKLGAYLRAATENPTLVQAFGVNVPLLLTLTYGFGVALAAFAGVLAAPVYSVNPNMGADIIIVVFAVVVIGGMGSILGSIVTGFTLGLIEGLTKVFYPEASSTVIFVIMVLVLLVKPAGLFGRTA is encoded by the coding sequence ATGCCCACGATCCTCGGCGTCCCCATGCAGGCGCTCTTCGGCCAGCTCCTGCTCGGCCTCATCAACGGCTCGTTCTACGCCATCCTGTCGCTCGGGCTGGCGATCATCTTCGGGCTGTTGAACATCATCAACTTCACCCACGGCGCGCAGTACATGATGGGCGCCTTCGTCGCCTGGATGCTGCTGAACTACGCCGGCCTCGGCTACTGGTGGGCGCTGCTGCTGGCGCCGATCGTGGTCGGCATCTTCGGGGTGATCCTGGAGCGGCTCCTGATCTCGCGGCTCTACAAGCTCGATCACCTCTACGGCCTGCTCCTGACCTTCGGCCTGGCGCTGATCATCCAGGGCCTGTTCCGCAACGAGTACGGCGTGTCGGGCCTGCCCTACGCGATCCCCTCCGAATTGTCGGGCGGCCAGCGCCTGCCCTTCATGTTCCTGCCGAACTACCGCGGCTGGGTCGTCGTCGCCTCGCTCGTCGTCTGCATCGCCACCTGGCTCGTGATCGAGAAGACCAAGCTCGGCGCGTACCTGCGGGCCGCCACCGAGAACCCGACCCTGGTCCAGGCCTTCGGGGTGAACGTGCCGCTGCTGCTGACCCTGACCTACGGCTTCGGCGTCGCGCTCGCCGCCTTCGCGGGCGTGCTCGCCGCCCCGGTCTACTCGGTGAACCCGAACATGGGCGCCGACATCATCATCGTGGTGTTCGCGGTCGTGGTGATCGGCGGCATGGGGTCGATCCTCGGCTCGATCGTCACCGGCTTCACCCTCGGGCTGATCGAGGGCCTGACCAAGGTGTTCTACCCGGAAGCCTCCTCGACCGTGATCTTCGTCATCATGGTGCTGGTGCTGCTGGTGAAGCCCGCCGGCCTGTTCGGCCGCACCGCCTGA
- a CDS encoding branched-chain amino acid ABC transporter permease, which produces MSSAAASTDATPIATALPEGRDAKAFHRLVFVIIAILLAVLPFILYPVFLMKVLCFALFALAFNLLLGYGGLLSFGHAAYFGMASYVTAYTAKVWGLTPELAILGGTLMAALLGLVFGALAIRRQGIYFSMITLALAQMVFFFSLQAKFTGGEDGIQAVPRGHLFGVISLADDRVLYALVAVIFFLGLLLIYRIIHSPFGQVLKAIRDNEPRAISLGYRANQYKLAVFVLSTTLAGLAGSTKAIVFQLASLTDVHWSMSGEVVLMTLVGGMGTVFGPILGSFVIIAMENYLAQFGAWVTIIQGFVFVICVLVFREGILGLVARTLKRPL; this is translated from the coding sequence ATGTCCTCCGCCGCGGCGTCCACCGACGCCACCCCGATCGCCACCGCCCTGCCCGAGGGCCGGGACGCCAAGGCGTTCCACCGCCTCGTCTTCGTCATCATCGCGATCCTGCTCGCGGTGCTGCCCTTCATCCTGTATCCCGTCTTCCTGATGAAGGTTTTGTGCTTCGCGCTGTTCGCGCTGGCCTTCAACCTGCTCCTCGGATACGGCGGCCTGCTCTCCTTCGGCCACGCCGCCTATTTCGGCATGGCGAGCTACGTCACCGCCTACACCGCCAAGGTCTGGGGCCTCACCCCGGAGCTCGCGATCCTCGGCGGTACCCTCATGGCGGCGCTGCTGGGCCTCGTCTTCGGGGCGCTCGCCATCCGGCGCCAGGGCATCTACTTCTCGATGATCACCCTGGCGCTCGCCCAGATGGTGTTCTTCTTCTCGCTGCAGGCGAAGTTCACCGGCGGCGAGGACGGCATCCAGGCCGTGCCGCGCGGCCACCTGTTCGGGGTCATCAGCCTCGCCGACGACCGGGTGCTCTACGCGCTCGTCGCGGTGATTTTCTTCCTCGGGCTGCTGCTGATCTACCGCATCATCCACTCGCCGTTCGGCCAGGTGCTGAAGGCGATCCGCGACAACGAGCCCCGCGCGATCTCGCTCGGTTACCGCGCCAACCAGTACAAGCTCGCGGTGTTCGTGCTCTCGACCACGCTGGCGGGCCTTGCCGGCTCGACCAAGGCGATCGTGTTCCAGCTCGCCTCGCTGACCGACGTGCACTGGTCGATGTCGGGCGAGGTGGTGCTGATGACGCTCGTCGGCGGCATGGGCACGGTGTTCGGCCCGATTCTCGGCTCCTTCGTCATCATCGCGATGGAGAACTACCTGGCCCAGTTCGGCGCCTGGGTGACGATCATCCAGGGCTTCGTGTTCGTGATCTGCGTGCTGGTGTTCCGCGAGGGAATTCTCGGGCTCGTGGCGCGGACGCTGAAGCGGCCGCTCTAG
- a CDS encoding ABC transporter ATP-binding protein, whose amino-acid sequence MAQPTTHVEERPRAGAKGQDIVLSTEGLTKEFKGFRAVNGVTLEVTRGTIHALIGPNGAGKTTCFNLLTKFLTPSAGSIRYNGRDITGMKPADVARLGLVRSFQISAVFPHLTVKENVRIALQRRKRGDSFDFWRSETVLRALNQEALQLVEAVGLSDFADIPAVELSYGRKRALEIATTLALEPEMLLLDEPMAGMGHEDVDRTAALIRRVSKNRTILMVEHNLSVVASLSDRITVLARGQVLAEGDYATVSKDPRVVEAYIGAGHG is encoded by the coding sequence ATGGCCCAACCGACCACCCACGTTGAGGAGCGGCCCCGCGCCGGTGCCAAAGGCCAGGACATCGTCCTGTCCACCGAAGGGCTGACCAAGGAGTTCAAGGGCTTTCGCGCCGTGAACGGCGTGACGCTCGAAGTGACGCGCGGCACCATCCATGCGCTGATCGGCCCGAACGGCGCCGGCAAGACCACCTGCTTCAACCTGCTGACGAAGTTCCTGACGCCGTCGGCGGGCTCGATCCGCTACAACGGCCGCGACATCACCGGCATGAAGCCGGCGGACGTGGCGCGGCTCGGCCTGGTGCGCTCGTTCCAGATCTCGGCGGTCTTCCCGCACCTGACGGTCAAGGAGAACGTCCGCATCGCGCTGCAGCGGCGCAAGCGCGGCGACTCCTTCGACTTCTGGCGCTCCGAGACCGTGCTGCGGGCGCTCAACCAGGAGGCGCTGCAGCTGGTCGAGGCGGTCGGCCTCTCCGATTTCGCCGACATTCCGGCGGTGGAGCTCTCCTACGGCCGCAAGCGGGCGCTGGAGATCGCCACGACGCTCGCCCTCGAACCCGAGATGCTGCTCCTCGACGAGCCGATGGCCGGCATGGGTCATGAGGACGTCGACCGGACCGCGGCGCTGATCCGCCGGGTCTCGAAGAACCGCACCATCCTGATGGTCGAGCACAACCTCTCGGTCGTCGCCTCGCTCTCCGACCGCATCACCGTGCTGGCGCGCGGCCAGGTGCTGGCGGAGGGCGATTACGCCACCGTGTCGAAGGATCCCCGCGTGGTTGAGGCCTATATCGGAGCCGGTCATGGCTGA